One Polaribacter sp. SA4-12 genomic window carries:
- a CDS encoding glycoside hydrolase family protein: MALISCKVQPKKTVEIKKSDYKIELGEVKLQSKFESDTMSVWGGSITKGDDGLYHMFYSRWKKDLGWAWATHSEIAHAVAESPFGPFKFKDIALGIRDSKLWDGLCTHNPTVHKYGNKYYLYYMGNTGDGKVFGEPGEIKLNPIHRNNARIGVAVAENPNGPWKRFDKPLIDVSKDSTAIDALLVNNPSITKRPDGVYLMVYKAVGKKKPGIWGGPVVHCVATSDNPTGPFIKHDKPIFLAKGHDFPAEDPFIWYEAGKYRAILKDMHGAFTDAGMALVLFESEDGFDWTLSKNALVSKLEIKWEDGTVQKVANLERPQVYLENGIPKVLVCASDVKDSKGVLQSFNVQIPIRTIKN; encoded by the coding sequence ATGGCGTTAATCTCTTGTAAAGTACAGCCAAAAAAAACTGTAGAAATAAAAAAATCAGATTATAAAATTGAATTAGGAGAAGTTAAGCTTCAGTCTAAATTTGAAAGTGATACAATGAGTGTTTGGGGAGGTTCCATTACAAAAGGAGATGATGGTTTGTATCATATGTTTTATTCTCGATGGAAAAAAGATTTAGGTTGGGCTTGGGCTACACATTCTGAAATAGCACACGCTGTTGCAGAAAGTCCTTTTGGACCATTTAAGTTTAAAGATATTGCTTTGGGAATTCGAGATTCAAAATTGTGGGATGGTTTATGTACACACAATCCTACAGTTCACAAATACGGCAATAAATATTATTTATATTATATGGGAAATACAGGTGACGGAAAAGTATTTGGAGAGCCTGGAGAAATAAAACTAAACCCTATTCATAGAAATAATGCAAGAATAGGTGTAGCAGTTGCCGAGAACCCAAACGGACCTTGGAAACGTTTTGATAAACCATTAATTGATGTGAGTAAGGATAGCACTGCTATTGATGCGCTATTGGTGAATAATCCATCAATTACCAAAAGACCTGATGGTGTTTATTTGATGGTATATAAGGCTGTGGGTAAAAAGAAGCCCGGTATTTGGGGAGGTCCGGTAGTGCATTGTGTAGCAACATCTGATAACCCTACAGGACCATTTATAAAACACGACAAACCAATTTTTCTAGCTAAAGGACACGATTTTCCTGCTGAAGATCCTTTTATTTGGTATGAAGCTGGAAAATATAGAGCAATTTTAAAAGATATGCATGGAGCATTTACAGATGCAGGTATGGCGTTGGTTTTATTTGAATCTGAAGATGGATTTGATTGGACATTATCTAAAAATGCATTGGTTTCAAAATTAGAAATTAAATGGGAAGATGGAACGGTTCAAAAAGTAGCTAATTTAGAACGCCCCCAAGTTTATTTGGAAAATGGAATTCCAAAAGTACTTGTTTGTGCTTCTGACGTAAAAGATAGTAAAGGTGTGCTTCAATCTTTTAATGTTCAAATTCCAATTCGGACTATAAAAAATTAA
- a CDS encoding outer membrane beta-barrel protein, translated as MKKILISAITILLSICSYSQITFEKGYFIDNNNNKTECYIKNVGWLNNPTEFDYKTSLESEIHTTISVKLVKELTIYNQDKYIKRTLKIDRSSQNINNVLSYNRNPEFKTEEIFLKVLIEGNANLYAYKDSRNQRFFFKISNSPIEQLIYKNYLATGSIIKTNNYYKQQLTNRLKCKSITESNIEYLQYFQSNLEKIIIKYNNCMQPEGATNKQLIDKEKRDVFNLTFRAGVASNSLNTQNTSSLMKFDLGSQTNLKIGIEAEVILPFNRNKWALTIEPRYQSFNGEVEYENPNSPFTKIMTVDYKSIEMPIGLRYYMFLNNNSKLFVNFNYVIDFPLNSSIKIVSRDRVTFEQEFETRYNSSLGIGYKYLNKYSVELNYGLSRNITGPHFDYISDYKSISLTFGYTIF; from the coding sequence ATGAAAAAGATTCTAATCTCTGCTATTACAATACTTCTAAGTATTTGTAGCTATTCTCAAATAACTTTCGAAAAAGGGTATTTTATTGATAATAACAATAACAAAACTGAGTGTTATATTAAAAATGTTGGGTGGCTCAATAATCCTACCGAATTTGATTATAAAACCTCTTTAGAAAGTGAAATACATACTACTATATCTGTTAAATTAGTAAAGGAACTTACTATATACAACCAAGATAAATATATAAAACGAACCCTAAAAATTGACAGATCAAGTCAAAATATTAACAATGTTTTATCTTACAACAGAAATCCTGAATTTAAAACTGAAGAAATTTTTCTCAAAGTCTTAATTGAAGGAAATGCTAATTTATACGCTTATAAAGATTCTAGAAATCAACGTTTTTTCTTTAAAATTAGCAATTCTCCTATAGAGCAATTAATTTATAAAAACTATTTAGCCACGGGTAGTATTATAAAAACTAACAATTATTACAAACAACAATTAACTAATCGTTTAAAATGTAAATCTATTACAGAAAGTAATATTGAATATTTACAATATTTTCAAAGTAATTTAGAAAAAATTATAATTAAATACAACAATTGTATGCAACCTGAAGGAGCAACTAATAAACAATTAATTGATAAAGAAAAAAGGGATGTATTTAATTTAACCTTTAGAGCTGGTGTAGCATCGAATTCTTTAAATACTCAAAATACTAGTTCATTAATGAAATTTGATTTAGGTAGTCAAACAAATTTAAAAATAGGAATTGAAGCTGAAGTAATACTTCCTTTCAATAGAAATAAATGGGCTTTAACAATAGAACCAAGATATCAATCATTTAATGGTGAAGTTGAATATGAAAATCCAAATTCACCTTTTACCAAAATAATGACAGTTGATTATAAATCCATAGAAATGCCAATTGGACTTAGATATTATATGTTTTTAAATAATAATTCTAAACTTTTCGTTAATTTCAATTATGTAATAGACTTCCCTTTGAATTCCAGTATAAAAATAGTATCTCGAGATCGCGTTACCTTTGAACAAGAATTTGAAACAAGGTACAACAGCTCATTAGGAATTGGATATAAATATTTAAATAAGTATTCGGTTGAATTAAATTATGGTCTTAGCAGAAATATTACAGGGCCACATTTCGATTATATATCTGACTACAAGAGTATTTCTCTGACATTTGGTTATACTATATTTTAA